The nucleotide window GTGGCAGACCAGCAACTCGAGGCACTTTGGCGCGACCTGGTTGCAGAACTCCTCCAACTCTCCGAACGCCCAAATTCACCCGTTCCCACGCTCACACACCAGCAACGCGCCTACCTCCAGTTGGTCAAGCCAGTAGTGCTTGTCGACGGCTACGCCATCCTTTCCGCACCGCACACCGCAGCCAAAACCGTGGTGGAGGAGTCGCTCGCCCCGCACATCGAGGCTCAGCTCCAAGCGCGTCTCGGCACCCCGTTCACGCTCGCGGTCTCGATCGCGGCTCCCGGCGTGCAGGAGGTCGGCCCGCCGCAGCAGGAGCCGCCGATCGCCCAGCCGCAGACAGAGTGGACCGCGACGCAGAGCTCCCACACGCTACACCCGCCGGCAGAATCGACGTACGGATTCGCCGCACCCGGGGACCAGATCCCGATGGGGCTTGACGAGTTGGCGCAGATGCATGCGAGGCAAACGGAGGAAAATGAGCGTCGACAAGCAAATGTTCACCCCACGGTGCCGCAGCGTATCCGCCGTGAGAAACCTGCGCACGACCCAGACCGTGAAGCAAGCCTGAACCCGAAGTACACCTTCGAGAACTTTGTGATCGGCTCCTCGAACCGCTTCGCCAACGGCGCCGCGGTAGCCGTGGCCGAGAATCCAGCGCGCGCATATAACCCACTGTTTATATGGGGCGGTTCTGGGCTTGGCAAGACACACTTGCTGCACGCGGCCGGCAACTACGCGCGCGTGCTCGAGCCGAACTTGAAGATCAAGTACGTGAGCTCGGAGGAGTTCACCAACGATTACATCAACTCCGTGCGTGATGACCGGCAAGAATCGTTCAAGCGGCGCTATCGCAACCTGGACATCTTGATGGTCGATGACATCCAATTTCTTGAGGGCAAGGAAGGTACGCAGGAGGAGTTCTTCCACACCTTCAACGCTCTGCATCAAGCGAACAAGCAGATCATCCTGAGTTCGGATCGGCCGCCGCGGCAGCTGACGACGCTGGAGGACCGTCTGCGCACGCGCTTTGAGGGCGGGCTGATTACTGACATTCAGCCGCCGGATTTGGAAACGCGCATTGCGATTCTGATGAAGAAGGCCGCGGCCGACGGGACGCAGGTGAGCCACGACGTGCTCGAGCTCATTGCGTCGCAGTTTGAATCATCAATTCGCGAGCTTGAGGGCGCGTTGATTCGCGTGTCTGCGTATTCGTCGCTTATCGACGAGCCGATCACCATGGACGTCGCCCAGGTGGCGCTTCGGGACATCCTGCCGGATGAGAACGATGTGACCGTCACGGCGACGACAATCAAGGACGCCGCGGCTGAGTACTTCCAGGTCGGTGTGGAGCAGCTAACCGGTGCTGGTAAGACCCGGCATGTGGCGCACGCGCGCCAAATCGCGATGTATCTGTGCCGCGAGCTGACAGATCTGTCGCTGCCGAAGATCGGCGACGAGTTCGGCGGCAAGGACCACACCACCGTGATGTACGCGGACCGGAAAATCCGGAAAGAAATGACGGAAAACCGCGGCACCTACGACGAGATCCAGGAACTCACGCAGTTAATCAAGAACCGCGCGCGGACGCGGTAGCGGTGAGAGGGTTTTTAATTAGCTAGGTAAAGCTTGTGTAACCCCTGAAAGATTCCATGTTCAGCCTGTAGACATGCATGGAAGCTCCCTGTACGCTTACCAGGTCCTATCTTTTCAGGGAGGAATACATGTTAATTCAGAATGGGAGCTCGGGCGGCAAAACGCGCCCCTTCTCCGGCATTCGAAAATCTGTGGTTGCCGCAGTGACTGGTGTAGCGCTTGCGCTGGGGTCTGTTACAGCGGCACCTATGGCGGAAGCGCAACCGGCCGTCCAGCCGGATTATCCAGACGACTCTCGAGCTTGGGATCCGAAGCTTCCGTTCGGGCCCGGGCAGGACATCGCAAATAATCCCTCGTTAACTCCTGGGATTTGCGGTGGCAAAAATGGCAATCTAAAGATTGCGCTCGTCTTCGATGTCTCCTCGTCAATCGGAGAAGACGGTCTTCGAGACACTAAGTCTGCAGGGGACGCGGTGGTGACGGCGCTCAACGATGCACCTGTGCAAATTGGTATTTACAATTTCGGGACCAAGGCGCCTTCGTCCTACAGCGAAGGCGCACAGACGAAGGAAGGTCCACTAGCAACCGGCTCGGAAGAGGTGCTGAAGGAAAAAATCGCGCAGCTAGCGATTCCAGCCCGACCGCGCATTCAAGGGACCAACTGGGATCGAGGTATCAGCCAGATTCCCACCGGAACCTATGACGTTGTCTACTTCATCACAGACGGATTGCCCACCGCATACGGTGACGCAGTTGGCAGCGTCGATACCCAACGTGGAGCGAACAACCGACCTGCTTTCAATCACGCTAATGGTGGTGCAGCGAACAAGGATTACGCTGCCGCGAAACTCGATGTCCAGGAAGCTGTGAAATCAGCAAACGCTCTTAAAGCATCCGGTACACGCATCGTGCCACTCGCGGTGGGCAAGGACGTTAAAGGCGATCTCGCTAGCACTTACCTCGAATACATCTCTGGACCAGGGGATGCAATTCCAGTCGATGATTACGGTCAGTTGACAAAACAATTGGTAGCTCAAGCAACTGAAGGCTGCGCGGGCGAAGTTACCATCCAGAAGCAGCTGACTGACGCCAACGGAAATCTCACAAACGATTCTCCCGCGGGTTTCTCGTTCGAAGCATCAGGGATTTCAGAGAAGTTCCACCTCACTAACACCACGGCGATCACCGGTGATGATGGGAAAGCGACCTTCGGTTACGTTGCACCTGATAACGCAGCAAGCGGTTCTTTCACTATCAAGGAAGTCGGAGCGGAGTTCAAAAACGTCTCTTGCACCTCGGCTGATGGTGAGCCTTGGGAGCGAAACGGCAACTCTTTTATCGTCCCAGCAAAGGCTGGCGGCGAAGCTGAGTGTACCGTCACTAACCCTGCACCTGTGACAGTTACAGTCACGGAAACTACGACCGAGACACCGTCGACGGTAACCGAGGGTGTCCGATTCTTTGTGTGCGGGGGCTTGGTTTACAAGTAGTCCGCGAATCGGTCGGGGTAAGCCACGGCTAGTTGGTTGATGGCTTGTTTCCACCCGGTGGCTTTCGCTCCTTCAATATAGCCGTTGCACTCAACGTCGCGCTTGGCTTTCTTCGCCCGCTGCGCAGCGCGCTTGTCCTCGATGTTGCAGATCATCAACCACAGCGTCTTCAACGCCGCGGTATCGTTCGGGAACTGGCCCCTGTTACGGGTAGCTTTACGCAGTTCAGCATTCAGCGACTCGATCGAATTGGTGGTGTAGAGCACCCGCCTGGCCGCAGGCGGGAACTGCAGAAACGGCACGAACCGCTCCCAAGCGTCGCGCCAGACTTTGACCGACTGGGGGTATTTTAGGCCCAGCTCACTGGCCTCGAAAGCATCCAGGCTGGCGCGTGCCGTCTCCTCATTGGGAGCGGTGTAGACCTCACGCAGCGCGCGAGAGACGCCTTTGCGGTCCTGATACGACACCCACCGGTTCGCCGCCCGAATCAGGTGCACGATGCAGGTCTGCACCATGGAATTCGGCCAGGTTGCCTCCACGGCTTCTGGCAGGCCTTGGAGCCCGTCGCAGCAGACAATGAACACGTCCTGGACCCCGCGGTTGGCCAGATCTGCGCACACCGATGCCCAAAATGCGGCGCCTTCATTGTCAGCGATCCACAATCCCAGGATGTGCTTGATGCCGTCCATGTCGACACCAACCGCCATGTAGCAAGCCTTGTTGACCACGCGGTGGCCGTCACGGATCTTCACGCGTAGCGCGTCGAGGAAGATCACTGGGTAAAACTCGTCGAGCTGGCGGTTTTGCCAGATCATGACCTCTTCTAAGACCGCATCGGTAATGGTGCTGATCGTATCCGGGCTCATATCCACCCCCAGGGTGGTGGCGAGATGGTGCTGGATATCTCGCACGGTCATCCCGCCGGCGTACAGCGAGATAATCATGTCGTCGAGCTCTGTGAGCCGACGGGAGCCTTTGGGCACCATCTGCGGGGTGAACGTGCCCGCGCGATCCCGTGGCATCGTGACCTCAACAGGGCCGTAGCCGGAATCGACGGTCTTGGTGTACGACCCGTTTCGGTGGTTGCCACCACCAGCATCTGTTACCTGGGCTTTCGCTTTGCGGTCGGAGTGTTCGTAGCCCAAATGGGCATCCATCTCCGCCTGCAGGCCGGCGTTGATCGACGCCTGCAAAAGCCCCTTGACCAGCTCGCTGGCGTCGTCGGTGGAGGTGGACAGCTCCCCGATGAGCTTTGCGAGCTCGGGGTTATCCATCAGCTTCTCGCTGATCTCGTTGACCCTGGACGGGTCGTGGCTTTTCTTCGGTGACACAGTAGTCATTATCGGTGAAACTCCTTCAGATCAGAGCCTCACACACAAACTTCCTGGCACCCTCCGGTAACCGAGACCACGACCGTAGAACCCATCACAACCACTGTGACTGAGATTCCCGAAGCGGTGACAACAGTTGAAATCACAACTGTTACTGAAATTCCGGAACCTTCAACGGTTGAGAAGACTGTGACCGAAACGCCGGATCCCGTCACAGTCACTGAAGTGCCGGATCCCCTCACCGAAACGCTGACCGAAACACCAGATCCAGAAACCGAAACAGTAACGGTGACGACAACAGAAACTCAAGAGCCGACTCCAACCACCGTCACCCAAACTACGACGCAAACAGAGATGTCAACGGCTACTCAGTCGGAGACAGCAACGGAAACTGCGACCGCGACGGCCACTGCGACCCAAACTGAAACCGCGACGGCCACAGAAACGGCCACAGAGACCGAGACTCAAACAGACACGACAACCGCTACAGCCACAGAGACTGAAACGACGACGGCGACAACCACCGCTACGGACATGCAGGTTCTTACCTCCACTGAGACGACGACAGTTACTGAGGAACCAGTGACCGTGGTGGAGACCGTCACGCCTGCGCCGGTAACGGAGACAGTGACCGCTGAGGTAACGGTGGTCAACGAAATTCCAGGTAAACCAGTTACCGTCACCAATACTTCCACCGTTACGGAGACCGTCGACAACACTGTTGAGAAAACCGTGGAGCAGACGGTCAACAATACGGTGACGGAAACGGTCGACAACACCATCGAGAAGACGGTTGAAAAGACGGTGGACAACGTAGTTACGTCCGTCGTTGAAGGCGAACCAGTTACCGTCACCAACAATGCAACGGTTACAGAGACACAAACTGAGACCACCACGGTGGTTCCAGGTCGTGAGCCGGCTACCGCGACTGCAACTGTTACCGTCACCGAAACTGAAACGCAGGTCGTCACTACCACCGTCAGTGCTGACGACGCAGGTGCAGGAAATGCAGGCGCGAAAGAAACCGTCACGGTGACAACCACCGCGGAACTGTTCCCAGGCTCGTCCAATGATGGCGGGATTCTAGGCGGATCTTCCATTGGCGGCGAGGGTGGTTCGTCAGCGAAAGGCATCGTCGATGACCGCTGCATCCCGGCAGCGATCGGTCTCACCATCCCGTTGCTGGCTCTGATCCCGCTGCATCTGCTGCAGCAGGTCTCGATCCCGGGCCTGGACGCTTACTCGGCTGAGATCAACTCGCGCATCACGCAGGCGAACAACCAGATCCAACAGCAGCTCGGCATCTTCGACGAGAACACTGCACGTGCCGTTCAGGAGTTCAACGCCCAGGTGAACCGCATCGGTGCAGAAAACCAGCAGATCCTGCAGTGGGCTGGTATTGCCGCCGCAGTCGTCGGCGTCGCAAGCTACCTGTTCTACTTCTGCGTGCCGCGCCCGGACGCTGAGCAGGGTTCCAGCAACTAGGACATAGTTCGGCTTCAATCCTCCCGAAGCCGAATCCCCCGGTTGTCGCACTTCATCACGGAGTGCAGCAGCCGGGTTTTTCTTATCCACAGGGTTATTCACACCTGTGTAATTACGACGGAGAAATTTGGTGACGTCGGCCACAGAGGCGCTTTTCCACAGATTCGGGGTCCGCGTCGGGAGATGGGGATAAGAAAGCGCCGCGTGTGGATTGGCGGTGGGGAAACCGGGGCGGTTTGTGGGATTCGTCGATAAGCGAAAATTGCTCCACAAGATTGCCGGGTTGTGCACAAGCGATCCACAAGCCGAATCACAAGATTGAATTGTGCTGCGACCGCGGCAAACCCGGCTCAATCCACAGTTTCAACACCGCTTACTGTTGTTACCGTTCTTTTTCCTTGTAATTCATCAAGAGAAAGAGAGGGTGTGCACAAGACTGCGCGCCTTGGCTCAGTGTGAGGCTCGCATGCTCGGGGATCGGCGAGGAAGCTTTAGAAATTTCGAGCATGCCCGCCTAGAGTGAAAACGTAATTTCAAGAATCCAGCACAACCGACCTCGAGGGAGCAGCCAGCAGCATGGTTGACATCGCCGGTGACAACGCCGTGTCGTTCCGCGTTCACAAGGAAGACCTGTCGGACGCTGTGGCCTGGGTTGCCAGGAGCTTGCCTACCAAAAACACACAGCCGGTGCTGCGAGCTGTGGTGATCACCGCCGACGACAACGGGTTGGAATTCGCGGGCTTTGATTACGAGGTTTCCAGCCGCGTGCGGATTGGCGCGGAGGTGGATCAGCCTGGCCGTATCGCGGTGGCCGGCAAACTGCTCGCCGACATTGTTTCCAACCTGCCGGCGAAGCCGGTTGAGGTGACCACCGAGGGCAACAAGATGAAGCTCAAGGGCGGGTCCGCGAAGTTCGAGCTGCCGCTGATGAGCCTCGACGACTACCCGCAGTTGCCGGAGCTTCCCGAGGTCACCGGCGAAATCGCCCCGGCTGCGCTAACTGCTGCGGTGACCCAGGTCGCGTCTGCTGCTGGCCGCGACGACACGCTGCCGATGCTTACCGGTATCCACATGGAGATCGCAGGCAACCACTTGAAGCTCACCGCGACGGACCGTTTCCGCCTGGCGCTGCGCTCCCTGGAGTGGGAGCCGGCCGGAGCGGACACCGAGGCGAAACTGCTGATTCCGGCGAAAACGCTGCTGGATAACGCGCGCACGCTGGACACGCACATCGATGACCCAGTGCAGATCGCCGTCGGTGGAACCGGCAACGTCGGCGCCGAGGGCCTGTTTGGTCTGCGTACTGGTAACCGCGAGACCACCACCCGCATGCTCGACGCGGACTTCCCGAACGTGGCGCCGCTGCTGCCGAAGGCGCACACCTCGATTGCCACGGTGGAGATCGCGCCGCTGCTGGAGTCCATCCGCCGCGTGTCCTTGGTCGCCGACCGCAACGCGCAGATCCGCCTGCACTTCCGCGAAGGCGAGCTCGCGCTCCACGCCTCCGGTGCGGATTCCGGTGAAGCGCAGGAAACGCTGCCGGCCGCATTCACCGGCGCGGACGAACTGCTCATCGCGTTCAACGCCGGCTACCTGCGTGATGGGCTTTCCGTCATCGGCACCGATCGCGTCATGTTCGGTTTCACCGAGGCCTCACGACCGGCGATCATGGTCCCCGAGCCGGAGGATCTCCCGGAGGCCAATGCCGACGGCACGTTCCCCACCCCGGACACCTTCTTCACCTACTTGCTCATGCCGGTGCGCCTGCCGGGTTAAACCCTCACTCCGTTGTACGTCGCCGAACTTGACCTGCGAGATTTCCGCTCCTGGCCGGAACTGCACCTTGATCTTGAGCCGGGTGTCACCGTCTTCGCCGGTCGCAACGGTCACGGCAAAACCAACATCGTCGAGGCGCTCTATTACACCTCCCACCTGCGCAGCCACCGCGTTTCCGGCGACGGCCCGCTGATCGGAGCGCAGGCAAGCAACGCGCGCATCTCCGCGACCACAATCAACGAGGGCCGCGCGCTGACCACTCACTTGCTGATCCAGCACAGCGGCGGCAACCAAGCGCAGATCAACCGCACTCGCCTGAAGTCGCCCCGCGAACTCGCGGGAGTGCTGCGCACCGTGATGTTCTCGCCGGAGGATCTCCGCCTGGTCAACGGCGAGCCGTCTGAGCGCCGCCGCTTCCTCGACGACCTCGCCGCACTGCGCACGCCGCGCCTCGGCGGAGCGCGCGCCGACTACGAGAAGGTCCTGCGCCAAC belongs to Corynebacterium glaucum and includes:
- the dnaA gene encoding chromosomal replication initiator protein DnaA, yielding MADQQLEALWRDLVAELLQLSERPNSPVPTLTHQQRAYLQLVKPVVLVDGYAILSAPHTAAKTVVEESLAPHIEAQLQARLGTPFTLAVSIAAPGVQEVGPPQQEPPIAQPQTEWTATQSSHTLHPPAESTYGFAAPGDQIPMGLDELAQMHARQTEENERRQANVHPTVPQRIRREKPAHDPDREASLNPKYTFENFVIGSSNRFANGAAVAVAENPARAYNPLFIWGGSGLGKTHLLHAAGNYARVLEPNLKIKYVSSEEFTNDYINSVRDDRQESFKRRYRNLDILMVDDIQFLEGKEGTQEEFFHTFNALHQANKQIILSSDRPPRQLTTLEDRLRTRFEGGLITDIQPPDLETRIAILMKKAAADGTQVSHDVLELIASQFESSIRELEGALIRVSAYSSLIDEPITMDVAQVALRDILPDENDVTVTATTIKDAAAEYFQVGVEQLTGAGKTRHVAHARQIAMYLCRELTDLSLPKIGDEFGGKDHTTVMYADRKIRKEMTENRGTYDEIQELTQLIKNRARTR
- the dnaN gene encoding DNA polymerase III subunit beta, giving the protein MVDIAGDNAVSFRVHKEDLSDAVAWVARSLPTKNTQPVLRAVVITADDNGLEFAGFDYEVSSRVRIGAEVDQPGRIAVAGKLLADIVSNLPAKPVEVTTEGNKMKLKGGSAKFELPLMSLDDYPQLPELPEVTGEIAPAALTAAVTQVASAAGRDDTLPMLTGIHMEIAGNHLKLTATDRFRLALRSLEWEPAGADTEAKLLIPAKTLLDNARTLDTHIDDPVQIAVGGTGNVGAEGLFGLRTGNRETTTRMLDADFPNVAPLLPKAHTSIATVEIAPLLESIRRVSLVADRNAQIRLHFREGELALHASGADSGEAQETLPAAFTGADELLIAFNAGYLRDGLSVIGTDRVMFGFTEASRPAIMVPEPEDLPEANADGTFPTPDTFFTYLLMPVRLPG
- a CDS encoding IS256 family transposase, whose translation is MTTVSPKKSHDPSRVNEISEKLMDNPELAKLIGELSTSTDDASELVKGLLQASINAGLQAEMDAHLGYEHSDRKAKAQVTDAGGGNHRNGSYTKTVDSGYGPVEVTMPRDRAGTFTPQMVPKGSRRLTELDDMIISLYAGGMTVRDIQHHLATTLGVDMSPDTISTITDAVLEEVMIWQNRQLDEFYPVIFLDALRVKIRDGHRVVNKACYMAVGVDMDGIKHILGLWIADNEGAAFWASVCADLANRGVQDVFIVCCDGLQGLPEAVEATWPNSMVQTCIVHLIRAANRWVSYQDRKGVSRALREVYTAPNEETARASLDAFEASELGLKYPQSVKVWRDAWERFVPFLQFPPAARRVLYTTNSIESLNAELRKATRNRGQFPNDTAALKTLWLMICNIEDKRAAQRAKKAKRDVECNGYIEGAKATGWKQAINQLAVAYPDRFADYL
- a CDS encoding vWA domain-containing protein, with amino-acid sequence MLIQNGSSGGKTRPFSGIRKSVVAAVTGVALALGSVTAAPMAEAQPAVQPDYPDDSRAWDPKLPFGPGQDIANNPSLTPGICGGKNGNLKIALVFDVSSSIGEDGLRDTKSAGDAVVTALNDAPVQIGIYNFGTKAPSSYSEGAQTKEGPLATGSEEVLKEKIAQLAIPARPRIQGTNWDRGISQIPTGTYDVVYFITDGLPTAYGDAVGSVDTQRGANNRPAFNHANGGAANKDYAAAKLDVQEAVKSANALKASGTRIVPLAVGKDVKGDLASTYLEYISGPGDAIPVDDYGQLTKQLVAQATEGCAGEVTIQKQLTDANGNLTNDSPAGFSFEASGISEKFHLTNTTAITGDDGKATFGYVAPDNAASGSFTIKEVGAEFKNVSCTSADGEPWERNGNSFIVPAKAGGEAECTVTNPAPVTVTVTETTTETPSTVTEGVRFFVCGGLVYK